One part of the Haliotis asinina isolate JCU_RB_2024 chromosome 2, JCU_Hal_asi_v2, whole genome shotgun sequence genome encodes these proteins:
- the LOC137274780 gene encoding monocarboxylate transporter 12-like, producing the protein MRSRRNTDGGWAWVVLAVSVFNMYVLGTLAISVGMFQDQFLQHYDDSTAYISLLSSFLVSLQSILGPVASVMCNMFSIRTSMMTGGTILSVGLVASSITNTLPQLLGCFGILSGIGFGIIFTPSTIAVGYYFREKRVLAHGIASSFIGVGVLSGPHVLDWLIDQFGWRTAMSTLGCITAQTVVMGSLIFPHGKSKQSASEAVGTNVSVFTLLKDKILLIIILNYFTSMMGYSIQLVHLPSYARSVGVPPAKIPSLFTAYGLSLTVSRILIGGICNDSSIDLLMMYISCHGLNSLTILLMPLFAHGFDELVLYEVLFGIYYGVSFMLLTPIVVELFGVERLATVFGITLCVGGISYLIGPTIAGALYDLTSSYAAGFHIGGSVSLLGTMLLFLKPILKREIKFPGDPENRECLDPS; encoded by the exons ATGAGGTCACGAAGGAACACAGACGGTGGTTGGGCGTGGGTGGTCCTGGCGGTGTCAGTATTCAACATGTATGTGTTGGGGACTCTGGCCATCTCTGTAG GTATGTTCCAGGACCAGTTTCTCCAGCACTACGATGACAGCACGGCTTATATTAGCTTGTTGAGTTCCTTCCTCGTCAGCCTACAGTCGATACTAG GTCCTGTGGCAAGTGTGATGTGCAACATGTTCAGTATACGTACATCAATGATGACTGGAGGAACAATACTGTCTGTTGGACTTGTGGCGTCTAGCATTACCAACACCCTTCCGCAGTTGTTAGGCTGTTTCGGAATACTCTCTG GGATAGGATTTGGCATCATTTTCACGCCATCTACAATAGCTGTCGGATATTACTTCCGGGAGAAAAGAGTATTAGCCCATGGAATCGCTTCATCATTTATCGGCGTTGGTGTCCTGTCTGGTCCGCATGTACTGGACTGGTTGATTGACCAGTTTGGCTGGAGGACTGCAATGTCCACGCTTGGGTGCATCACTGCCCAGACGGTGGTCATGGGATCTCTGATATTTCCACACGGAAAGTCGAAACAAAGTGCTTCTGAAGCTGTTGGTACAAATGTCAGCGTATTCACACTTCTGAAAGACAAGATCCTACTTATCATCATTCTTAACTATTTCACGTCAATGATGGGCTACTCAATTCAGCTGGTTCATCTGCCATCTTATGCACGTTCCGTTGGAGTACCACCGGCCAAAATCCCGTCGTTGTTCACCGCCTATGGACTCTCTCTCACTGTGTCTCGGATTTTAATTGGTGGGATCTGTAATGACAGCAGCATCGACTTGTTGATGATGTACATATCGTGTCACGGCCTGAACTCGTTGACCATACTACTGATGCCACTGTTTGCACATGGATTTGATGAACTTGTTCTATACGAAGTTCTGTTTGGCATATATTATGGCGTTAGCTTTATGTTATTGACACCTATTGTTGTGGAGTTGTTCGGAGTCGAACGCCTGGCAACAGTGTTTGGAATTACCTTGTGTGTTGGCGGTATAAGCTATCTGATTGGCCCCACCATTGCAG GTGCACTGTACgacctgacatcatcatacGCCGCAGGGTTCCATATTGGTG GCTCTGTGTCTCTTCTCGGCACCATGCTGCTGTTCCTGAAACCAATACTGAAGAGAGAAATAAAATTTCCAGGAGATCCTGAGAACAGGGAATGTTTGGATCCTTCCTAA